A single Vulcanisaeta distributa DSM 14429 DNA region contains:
- the amrS gene encoding AmmeMemoRadiSam system radical SAM enzyme yields the protein MKEATLYKALPDGRVECTACARRCKLSDGQYGFCGVRWNLGGKLHLMVYGKISAIAVDPIEKKPLYHFNPGSMVLSFSTYGCSWACQYCQNFDISQRRVLEGFEVTPEKIIELAETYGTQGITYTYNEPSIFAEFAYDVGVLARKKGLFNTFVTNGYMTDEAVDYISKFLDAATVDFKGNAEPKFLRRFSMVPDPEPIFQTLLEMKRKGIFIEVTDLVVPEIGDNLEYARKLVRWIVDNLGPETPMHFLRFHPDYKVDYLPPTPIETLERHAQVAKEEGLKYVYIGNVPGHKLENTYCPSCGRVVIRRRGFDILEVNLTEDGRCKFCGAKINIGGKVWPTWRLSDRFAYVPIELLSRYVRITREQIEELRSKIHVKRQG from the coding sequence ATGAAAGAGGCAACATTATATAAGGCATTGCCGGACGGCAGAGTTGAGTGCACGGCATGCGCAAGAAGGTGCAAGCTCTCCGATGGGCAGTACGGATTTTGCGGTGTTAGGTGGAACTTAGGCGGTAAACTCCACCTAATGGTCTATGGCAAGATCTCAGCAATAGCCGTGGACCCAATAGAGAAGAAGCCACTTTATCACTTTAATCCAGGCTCCATGGTTCTCTCATTCTCCACATACGGCTGTAGCTGGGCATGCCAGTATTGCCAGAACTTCGATATAAGCCAGAGAAGGGTTCTCGAGGGATTCGAGGTAACTCCAGAGAAGATTATTGAGTTGGCCGAGACTTATGGGACCCAGGGAATCACGTATACATATAACGAACCATCAATCTTCGCGGAATTTGCATACGACGTTGGAGTCCTAGCCAGGAAGAAAGGACTATTCAATACATTCGTTACTAACGGATACATGACCGATGAGGCGGTTGATTACATATCTAAGTTCCTTGATGCGGCTACCGTAGATTTCAAGGGCAATGCAGAACCTAAGTTCCTGAGGAGATTCTCAATGGTCCCAGACCCAGAGCCCATATTCCAGACCCTCCTTGAGATGAAGAGGAAGGGGATATTCATTGAGGTTACGGACCTCGTTGTCCCCGAAATAGGCGATAACCTGGAGTACGCACGTAAACTGGTCAGGTGGATCGTGGATAACCTAGGCCCTGAGACGCCAATGCATTTCCTGAGATTTCACCCTGATTATAAGGTTGATTACCTACCACCAACGCCCATAGAGACGCTGGAGAGGCACGCCCAGGTGGCTAAGGAGGAGGGACTTAAGTACGTGTATATTGGTAATGTTCCAGGGCATAAACTCGAAAACACCTACTGCCCAAGCTGCGGCAGGGTTGTGATTAGGAGGAGGGGCTTCGACATATTAGAGGTTAACTTAACCGAGGATGGCAGGTGCAAATTCTGCGGTGCTAAAATTAACATTGGCGGTAAGGTGTGGCCAACATGGAGATTAAGTGATAGGTTCGCCTATGTACCGATTGAGTTATTATCCAGGTATGTAAGGATAACGAGGGAGCAGATTGAGGAGCTTAGGAGTAAGATTCACGTTAAGAGGCAGGGATAG
- a CDS encoding NUDIX hydrolase, with the protein MSREYPRYPLVGVGAIVIKNGEILLIRRGAEPNKGKWSIPGGMVEPGEDPDKAALRELREETGIIGRVIGLFGIYQYIERDKEGRVKYHFLLLDYLIEPISGEPRASSDAMELRFIELKEALNLDLTDTARQLIMDLLDSGPKPCGGGLIKYVNREFRNH; encoded by the coding sequence ATGAGCAGGGAATACCCAAGGTATCCGTTGGTTGGTGTTGGTGCCATAGTCATTAAGAATGGCGAGATCCTGTTAATAAGAAGGGGTGCCGAGCCCAATAAGGGTAAGTGGTCAATACCCGGTGGTATGGTTGAGCCAGGCGAAGATCCGGATAAGGCTGCATTGAGGGAGTTACGGGAAGAGACCGGTATTATTGGTAGGGTAATTGGTCTCTTCGGTATTTACCAATACATAGAGCGAGATAAGGAGGGCAGGGTTAAGTACCACTTTTTGTTATTAGATTATTTAATAGAACCCATTAGTGGTGAGCCTAGGGCATCGAGTGATGCCATGGAGTTAAGGTTTATTGAATTGAAGGAGGCATTAAACCTAGACCTAACAGATACTGCAAGGCAGTTAATAATGGACTTATTAGATTCAGGACCCAAACCATGTGGTGGTGGTTTAATTAAGTATGTTAATAGAGAATTTCGAAATCATTAA
- a CDS encoding molybdopterin-dependent oxidoreductase — MVIACTRDCYDTCIFDENYRPLSIFPINGFTCARGRADLIRNERNRVTSAYIDGKEVSIDEAIKYVAKLFREVIKRDPARILRTDYDGNQGLLTWYFPDRLFNVIGASQSDRSICSAEGHAAIRAHYGTSMGALPEDFVKYRAAVFWAFPASVSAPHIWALFIKKFKVAIDVRFSDTVRKSDKAVIVRPGTDVFLALGIIKVLIEEGLVEGKVRHFEDLASYVGRFSLDYLSRVSGVPVDGIRWLAEFYHDYKPLTLIGFALGRSLNGGDAIGMISLIPALIGLERGYYYSNSLGWGIDFDYLRGLHMAKSSRVIPMADFGDYIERGEVDIVYAWNENPVVTLPGGDKLIEAVREGRVALIVHDPYWSETAKLANVVIPAPTFLEKYDVIYSYWHDYLVYNEPIKSPRGITEVDLIRKLAKELEISHPLLLEDPWDAVDKAIRPAGVTLEELRVRKIVKVKPRYLPTNEPDALPLPNPVEPSELSDNEVRLVFTSHPLYTNTQFREVYGNLESVVYTHDYEGVVVLENEFGVVRVRAVRDSNVPPGVALIYKSSLIDLDGKPINTLTGRVKGKYAGTPLLNGVKVRIRVANK; from the coding sequence ATGGTGATTGCATGTACGAGGGACTGCTACGACACATGCATATTCGATGAGAATTACAGACCGCTTAGCATATTCCCGATTAATGGCTTCACATGTGCTAGGGGCAGGGCTGACTTAATTAGGAATGAGAGGAATAGGGTTACTTCGGCTTACATAGATGGTAAGGAGGTTAGTATTGACGAGGCCATTAAATACGTAGCGAAGCTATTCAGGGAGGTCATAAAGAGGGATCCAGCAAGGATACTGCGTACGGACTATGACGGAAATCAGGGATTACTCACGTGGTATTTCCCAGACAGGTTGTTTAATGTAATTGGTGCATCACAGTCTGATAGGTCCATATGCTCTGCGGAGGGCCATGCAGCCATTAGGGCTCATTACGGCACCAGCATGGGCGCTTTGCCCGAGGATTTTGTTAAGTATAGGGCTGCCGTATTCTGGGCGTTCCCGGCTAGTGTGTCGGCGCCGCACATATGGGCCTTGTTCATTAAGAAGTTCAAGGTGGCGATTGACGTTAGGTTCAGCGACACAGTTAGGAAGTCGGATAAGGCGGTAATAGTTAGGCCTGGCACTGATGTGTTCCTGGCGCTTGGTATAATTAAGGTCTTGATCGAGGAGGGCCTCGTTGAGGGTAAGGTTAGGCATTTCGAGGATTTGGCAAGTTACGTTGGGAGGTTCTCTCTTGATTACTTATCGAGGGTTAGTGGCGTGCCTGTTGATGGCATTAGGTGGCTTGCCGAGTTTTACCATGATTATAAACCATTAACACTGATTGGCTTTGCCCTTGGTCGTTCATTAAACGGCGGTGATGCCATTGGCATGATTTCGCTAATCCCGGCCCTAATCGGTCTTGAGAGGGGTTATTACTACTCGAATTCCCTGGGTTGGGGAATAGACTTTGATTACCTTAGGGGCCTTCACATGGCTAAGTCATCCAGGGTTATACCCATGGCGGATTTTGGGGATTACATTGAGCGCGGTGAGGTGGATATTGTATATGCCTGGAATGAGAACCCTGTGGTTACCCTGCCGGGTGGTGATAAGTTGATTGAGGCTGTTCGTGAGGGCAGGGTCGCATTAATCGTTCATGATCCGTACTGGTCTGAAACGGCTAAGCTGGCTAATGTCGTTATTCCAGCGCCAACATTCCTTGAGAAGTATGACGTAATTTATAGTTATTGGCATGACTACCTGGTTTACAACGAGCCAATTAAGTCTCCTAGGGGTATAACGGAGGTTGACTTAATACGTAAGTTAGCTAAGGAGCTCGAGATCTCTCATCCACTGCTTCTTGAGGATCCCTGGGATGCCGTTGATAAGGCCATAAGGCCTGCTGGCGTTACTTTGGAGGAGCTTAGGGTGAGGAAAATTGTTAAGGTAAAGCCGAGGTATTTACCCACGAACGAGCCTGACGCACTTCCCCTTCCTAATCCCGTAGAGCCTAGTGAATTGAGTGATAATGAGGTTCGCTTAGTCTTTACCTCGCATCCGCTTTATACGAATACGCAGTTCCGTGAGGTTTACGGTAATCTAGAGTCTGTGGTTTATACCCATGATTATGAGGGTGTCGTTGTTCTAGAGAATGAGTTTGGTGTTGTTAGGGTTAGGGCTGTTAGGGATAGTAATGTGCCTCCTGGCGTAGCGTTGATTTATAAGAGTAGCCTTATCGACCTTGATGGTAAGCCGATAAATACCCTCACAGGCCGTGTTAAGGGTAAATATGCAGGTACGCCATTACTTAATGGCGTTAAGGTTAGGATTAGGGTTGCAAATAAATGA
- a CDS encoding serine/threonine protein kinase — MLITDVNKVLKALPGIVLFISLLFITGVNAVRALIVVSLFVLFYELFRKYPLRNNWFLIPLISEIILALSMIFIMSNTYVYDVLAVFLGVIVLVLSLRVADLRAMIVLISLYVLYLFYRGYVNPAPPALYLLINSLLIFVSSFIITIRGSILMYRIDFPEDVIDRAITYLGVLLIVPAAVFLLVLNQPYAYMALMPSIISAVPMMRKFPSYVSAAVLLVTLVYGIYPVVRIYWLGITALTLIFIIMYLRPTRLRFVRGLKPPLSWLGAWLDGKYLIDDVIATGGFSYVLRGRDEWGRVYAIKVLKDRDSRGNPLANDPRVLSSFKKEMSEYLFIESPHIVRVFEVHIPPDEELPYKSLEDYLSEPPYVVMEFMEGGSLRDLMKEKGPLELSEFLRLAYSITLALSELHKANIIHLDLKPENILFKDRERRIVKIGDLGAAKIMVGGKSYVSQFSIAYAAPEVSKGIADVRSDIYSLSCIFYEMLTGINPHIHRLSSGQAFVPLITSYRPDVPPEIASLIMRGLELNPSLRPSSTNEILAVLSKFMNVKAT, encoded by the coding sequence GTGTTAATTACCGACGTTAATAAGGTACTTAAGGCGTTACCGGGAATCGTACTTTTCATAAGCCTATTATTTATAACTGGCGTTAATGCTGTACGAGCATTAATCGTGGTTTCACTATTCGTGTTATTCTATGAATTGTTCAGGAAGTATCCATTGAGAAATAACTGGTTCTTAATCCCACTGATTTCAGAAATAATACTCGCATTATCCATGATCTTTATAATGAGTAATACCTATGTCTATGATGTATTAGCGGTGTTTCTAGGGGTTATTGTGTTAGTTTTATCGTTAAGGGTTGCGGATTTAAGGGCGATGATTGTATTAATATCATTATATGTTTTATACCTATTCTATAGGGGTTACGTAAATCCCGCACCTCCAGCACTTTATTTACTAATAAATTCGCTTCTTATATTCGTATCATCCTTCATAATAACGATTAGAGGTTCAATACTGATGTATAGGATTGACTTTCCCGAGGATGTAATTGATAGGGCAATAACGTACCTAGGCGTACTCCTGATAGTACCTGCTGCCGTATTTCTTTTAGTGCTGAATCAACCCTATGCATACATGGCTTTGATGCCATCCATTATATCCGCAGTACCAATGATGAGGAAATTCCCCAGTTATGTCTCAGCGGCGGTATTATTAGTGACGCTGGTTTACGGCATTTACCCAGTGGTTAGGATTTATTGGTTAGGTATTACCGCCTTAACGCTCATCTTCATAATAATGTACCTAAGACCAACCAGGTTAAGGTTTGTTAGGGGGTTGAAACCACCATTATCTTGGCTTGGCGCGTGGTTAGATGGTAAGTACCTAATCGATGATGTAATCGCAACAGGCGGCTTCAGTTACGTGCTTAGGGGTAGGGATGAGTGGGGTAGGGTCTACGCCATTAAGGTCCTTAAGGATAGGGATTCGAGAGGTAATCCTCTCGCTAATGATCCCAGGGTACTCTCATCATTTAAGAAGGAGATGAGTGAGTACCTGTTCATTGAGAGTCCACATATTGTTAGGGTGTTTGAGGTTCACATACCGCCCGATGAGGAGCTCCCGTATAAGTCTCTTGAGGATTACCTGAGTGAGCCGCCTTACGTGGTTATGGAGTTCATGGAGGGTGGATCACTGAGGGACCTAATGAAGGAGAAGGGGCCTCTTGAACTCAGTGAATTCTTAAGGCTGGCTTATTCAATAACACTTGCATTGTCTGAGCTCCATAAGGCAAACATAATACATCTTGACCTTAAGCCCGAGAACATATTATTCAAGGACAGGGAGAGAAGGATTGTGAAGATTGGCGACCTGGGCGCGGCCAAGATAATGGTTGGTGGTAAGTCATACGTATCCCAATTCTCAATAGCCTATGCAGCACCTGAGGTTAGTAAGGGAATCGCCGATGTTAGGTCGGACATTTACTCATTATCATGTATATTCTATGAAATGTTAACAGGGATAAACCCACATATTCATAGATTAAGTAGTGGGCAGGCCTTCGTACCCCTAATAACCAGTTACAGGCCTGATGTACCGCCTGAGATAGCATCATTAATAATGAGGGGCCTTGAGTTAAATCCGTCGTTAAGACCATCAAGTACCAATGAAATTTTAGCCGTACTTAGCAAGTTCATGAATGTAAAAGCCACTTAA
- a CDS encoding FHA domain-containing protein, whose protein sequence is MEHSEETRRMELPNTETVRRGPSKLELTFIESPKDFMKDFKVIFDLSIIREITLGRSPENMVIIPDPTVSRKHAVITMVGNELLIKDLNSTNGTYVLDGGTFKRVSEYRFNGDVVVRLGYYTVIKLSLMTEENA, encoded by the coding sequence ATGGAGCATAGTGAAGAGACTAGGAGGATGGAGTTACCCAATACGGAAACAGTAAGGAGAGGTCCAAGTAAACTTGAACTAACATTTATTGAGAGTCCTAAGGACTTCATGAAGGACTTTAAGGTTATTTTCGACCTATCAATAATAAGGGAAATAACGCTTGGTAGGAGTCCCGAGAACATGGTTATAATACCTGACCCAACGGTCTCGAGAAAGCATGCCGTGATAACGATGGTTGGGAATGAATTGTTAATTAAGGATTTAAATAGTACGAATGGCACGTACGTACTTGATGGTGGAACGTTCAAAAGGGTAAGTGAGTATAGGTTTAATGGCGATGTCGTTGTTAGGCTCGGTTATTACACCGTTATTAAACTATCACTGATGACTGAGGAAAACGCTTAG
- a CDS encoding acylphosphatase encodes MKRVHVLVRGVVQGVGFRAFVRRNAKRLGVKGFVRNLPDGFTVEIVAEGPDDAIEQLISIVGKGPPGAIVEDVEVNYEEPRNEFNDFEILY; translated from the coding sequence ATGAAGAGGGTTCACGTACTTGTTAGAGGCGTAGTCCAGGGAGTTGGTTTTAGGGCCTTTGTAAGGAGAAATGCCAAGAGGCTGGGCGTTAAGGGCTTTGTCAGGAATTTACCTGATGGCTTCACGGTAGAAATAGTTGCGGAAGGCCCTGATGATGCCATCGAGCAATTAATAAGTATTGTTGGTAAAGGGCCCCCTGGCGCTATAGTCGAAGATGTTGAGGTGAATTATGAGGAGCCCAGGAATGAATTTAATGATTTCGAAATTCTCTATTAA
- a CDS encoding NAD(P)/FAD-dependent oxidoreductase has product MDKTFDVVVIGAGSTGATTAYYLAQEGFRVLVVDKRGIAQGMTAYSLGLVRSYYANEDVARMSHYSHGFFMNFEREFGTGVFTKTGLLVIGNDEASMRRTFDMLRSIGARVRLLGSDEIREMLNASVAWGEAGIYEEDAGYVDTGLYTNTVMNRARELGVEFVIDEAQVKFEGNEVVGVRLINSGEVIRANHYVIATNVWTQKLLPQLNLPIKNIIERVIRVEIGRSLPNVFDYVNNFYIRPEGSSYGLMGLLYPPEDAWPDPDDFNPLAEPEFDYAVNVMENAAKRMPWFTNAKYLGGWRGLYDVTPDWMPIIDEPIRDLIVVVGLSGHGFKLAPAFALMVTELIKYGKVRTFRDIFRLSRFREGRLIQGTAQERAAF; this is encoded by the coding sequence ATGGATAAAACATTTGACGTCGTGGTGATTGGTGCAGGCTCTACAGGGGCGACAACGGCGTATTACCTCGCCCAGGAGGGTTTCAGGGTCTTGGTGGTTGATAAGCGTGGGATCGCCCAGGGAATGACAGCCTACTCCCTAGGCCTTGTTAGGAGTTATTATGCCAATGAGGATGTGGCTCGGATGTCGCATTATAGTCATGGCTTTTTCATGAATTTCGAGAGGGAATTTGGCACTGGTGTATTTACGAAGACGGGCCTCCTGGTTATTGGTAATGATGAGGCTAGCATGAGGAGGACCTTTGACATGCTACGTAGTATTGGTGCTAGGGTTCGATTATTGGGTAGTGATGAAATTCGTGAAATGCTTAACGCTAGCGTTGCGTGGGGTGAGGCCGGCATTTATGAGGAGGATGCCGGCTATGTTGATACTGGCCTATACACGAACACCGTAATGAATAGGGCTAGGGAGTTGGGTGTTGAGTTTGTGATTGATGAGGCTCAGGTCAAGTTTGAGGGTAATGAGGTGGTTGGTGTGAGGCTCATTAATAGTGGCGAGGTTATAAGGGCTAACCACTACGTTATTGCAACCAACGTTTGGACCCAAAAACTATTACCACAGTTGAACCTGCCGATTAAGAACATTATTGAGAGGGTGATTAGGGTCGAAATAGGCAGGTCACTGCCTAACGTATTTGATTACGTGAACAACTTCTACATAAGGCCCGAGGGCTCTAGCTATGGTTTAATGGGCCTACTGTACCCACCCGAGGATGCTTGGCCAGACCCAGACGACTTCAATCCATTGGCCGAGCCGGAGTTTGACTATGCCGTTAATGTGATGGAGAACGCCGCCAAGAGAATGCCGTGGTTTACAAATGCTAAGTACCTGGGTGGCTGGAGGGGTTTATATGACGTTACTCCTGACTGGATGCCCATAATTGATGAGCCAATTAGGGATTTAATAGTCGTTGTTGGTTTGAGCGGTCATGGCTTCAAGTTGGCGCCGGCCTTCGCCTTGATGGTCACGGAATTAATAAAGTATGGAAAAGTAAGAACGTTCAGGGACATATTTAGGCTGAGCAGGTTTAGGGAGGGAAGGTTAATACAGGGGACTGCGCAGGAAAGGGCTGCATTTTAA